The sequence TTGAGATCCAAAAATTATAATAACACTCAAAAAAACCTTTCATCAGATAATTTCGTAAATCTGTTAGATGAGAGCAATAAATTAAGCAATAAACTGGATGCAATTGGAATTCAAGAGTTCGTAAAGAAGCTAAAACCAAAATGTATCGAAATTATTAATTTGTTATTCTTTAAAGGATATACCCAACAAGAAGCTTCAGAAGAATTGGCCATGCCATTGGGAACTATCAAAACGCAAAACAGAAACTGTATTAACGACTTAAGAAATTATCTAAAAATATAATGGAAGCACAAGAATATATTGAATCAGGAACTCTAGAGCTATATGTTTACGGTTTATTGACCGAAGCTGAAAATTTAGAAATTGCCGAATTGGCGAAAAAAAATCCAGAAGTTTTACAAGAAATTATTTCTATCGAAAAAGCTATTGTTGCTTTGTCATCAAGCTTCTCTCCTTTCCATTCGGTAGCGAATTTTGAGAAAATCAAAGCCAGATTAGAGCTTAAACATGGCAAA comes from Flavobacterium sp. KACC 22761 and encodes:
- a CDS encoding RNA polymerase sigma factor, with amino-acid sequence MSQEELLVLIYKKDERAFTHLYDMYSKSLFSVISVLIKNREEAEDVLQEVFVKIWKNIDSYNESKGRFYTWILNIARNTSIDTLRSKNYNNTQKNLSSDNFVNLLDESNKLSNKLDAIGIQEFVKKLKPKCIEIINLLFFKGYTQQEASEELAMPLGTIKTQNRNCINDLRNYLKI